The proteins below are encoded in one region of Sphingobacterium sp. R2:
- a CDS encoding response regulator transcription factor, with protein MTNIEKQKIILVEDEQDVADLIVQGLGEDGYRVIHLARSEGLEQLLAKQDVSLVLLDILLPGTNGLDICKQIRQWGYTDLPVMMLTALGTPENVVLGLDNGADDYLSKPFKLIELKARIRSLIRRQQSIVQATQRELQPSKDTYSYGFLSIDDYKKTAYCDGQELNLTSTEYRLLLLFIQRPKKVFERTELLDKIWGINFDIGSNVVDVYVNYLRKKIEKVTRKKAIHTVIGMGYVLKIED; from the coding sequence ATGACGAATATAGAGAAGCAAAAAATTATTTTGGTTGAGGACGAGCAGGACGTCGCTGATTTGATTGTACAAGGCTTAGGCGAGGATGGTTATCGAGTCATTCATCTGGCGCGTTCGGAAGGTTTGGAGCAGCTTTTGGCGAAGCAAGATGTCTCTCTTGTGCTATTGGATATTCTTTTGCCGGGAACTAACGGCCTCGATATCTGTAAACAAATCAGGCAATGGGGGTATACGGATCTTCCAGTAATGATGCTCACAGCCTTGGGAACGCCCGAAAATGTGGTTTTAGGGCTTGATAATGGAGCTGATGATTATCTTTCAAAGCCATTTAAACTTATCGAGCTTAAAGCGCGAATTCGATCATTGATTCGTCGGCAACAGTCGATTGTCCAGGCCACACAGCGTGAGCTTCAACCGTCAAAAGACACCTATAGTTATGGTTTTTTAAGTATCGATGATTATAAAAAAACAGCGTATTGCGACGGTCAGGAACTTAATTTAACAAGTACTGAATATCGTTTGCTCTTATTGTTTATTCAAAGGCCGAAAAAGGTATTTGAGCGAACGGAACTTTTAGACAAAATATGGGGAATTAATTTTGATATTGGATCAAATGTTGTCGATGTTTATGTGAATTATCTGAGAAAAAAGATTGAAAAAGTAACAAGAAAGAAGGCCATCCATACGGTTATTGGTATGGGATATGTACTAAAAATTGAAGACTGA
- a CDS encoding ATP-binding protein, with the protein MHNYNRKLIYLIAILIIYVSCFVGFIFYSVTNFAFTDFYKRLDLRRNIAAEKFLNSKSASQADQWSLDFIENLNNQHEFLVEFDGKDSILRSQGFHHELWDKISKRGTSNFKSGKQFYSTKYFSQNGRHYIVGASAENYFYTHHLAYLRNLLIISLILGILFIFVVSVFMKRSFLKPILTMMKEVQAIGSENLYKRLDEDKYKGELHGLAQTFNRMLTRLETSFETQKNFISNASHELNTPLTSIIGQADLALSKERSNEEYQRTLSKIIESAEHLEKKTKALLLLARTGFVNNATTFNPVRIDQIVMDAELTVKAINDKFKIITDFSLLPDDSMRLKVNGNEILLQLALSNIISNACKYSSDRTAYIALGALDNKVFILIKDKGIGIPSRELDHIYDPYFRASNTSGIDGYGIGLPLARNIIKLHGGSLKVNSIVGEGTTVEVELPTYLRF; encoded by the coding sequence ATGCACAACTATAATCGTAAGCTTATCTACCTTATTGCAATCCTAATCATATATGTGAGTTGTTTTGTTGGCTTTATCTTTTATTCCGTTACGAATTTTGCTTTTACTGATTTTTATAAGCGGCTGGACCTCCGACGAAATATTGCCGCTGAAAAGTTTCTGAACAGTAAATCTGCTTCCCAAGCAGATCAGTGGAGCCTTGATTTTATTGAAAATCTCAATAATCAACATGAATTTTTGGTTGAATTTGATGGCAAGGATTCTATTTTAAGAAGCCAGGGATTCCACCATGAACTTTGGGATAAGATTAGTAAAAGGGGAACGTCAAATTTCAAGTCGGGCAAGCAATTTTATTCAACTAAATATTTCTCGCAAAACGGTCGTCACTATATTGTTGGGGCATCTGCGGAAAATTATTTTTATACCCATCATCTGGCTTACCTCCGGAACTTGCTCATTATAAGCCTGATTTTAGGTATCCTCTTTATTTTTGTTGTTTCGGTTTTCATGAAACGCTCATTCTTAAAGCCCATATTGACCATGATGAAGGAGGTACAGGCCATTGGTTCCGAAAATCTTTATAAGCGATTGGATGAGGATAAATATAAAGGTGAACTTCATGGTCTTGCACAGACATTTAACCGAATGTTGACGCGGTTAGAGACCTCTTTTGAAACTCAAAAAAACTTTATCAGCAATGCGTCCCATGAACTGAACACGCCATTAACTTCCATTATCGGGCAGGCAGATCTTGCCTTATCCAAAGAACGCAGCAATGAGGAGTACCAACGCACATTATCGAAAATTATTGAATCTGCAGAGCATCTGGAGAAAAAAACGAAAGCACTCTTATTGTTGGCGCGTACAGGTTTTGTAAACAATGCGACAACGTTCAATCCAGTTCGTATTGATCAGATCGTAATGGATGCCGAGCTGACAGTTAAGGCTATCAACGATAAATTTAAGATTATAACAGATTTTAGCCTATTACCAGATGATAGCATGCGACTTAAGGTGAATGGAAATGAAATTTTGCTCCAGCTTGCGCTGTCTAATATTATCAGTAATGCCTGTAAATATTCATCCGATAGAACCGCTTACATCGCATTAGGTGCATTGGACAACAAAGTTTTTATCCTTATCAAAGACAAGGGGATAGGAATACCATCCCGAGAATTAGATCATATTTACGATCCTTATTTTAGAGCTTCCAATACAAGTGGTATCGATGGTTATGGAATTGGCTTACCTTTGGCAAGAAATATCATTAAGCTGCATGGCGGTTCGTTGAAAGTCAACTCTATTGTAGGGGAAGGCACAACTGTTGAAGTGGAATTACCGACTTATCTGCGATTTTAA
- a CDS encoding LytR/AlgR family response regulator transcription factor, producing MKIKCILIDDEPFALNILEDDLLNFEHIEVAGKFNATAEAKEYLKDHHIDLIFLDIEMPDQLGTQFIRELTPRPLVIFTTAYHQYAVEGFELNALDYLLKPISKTRLAAAVQKAEESMLLRSKKPAVQDHIMVNVEYKKTRISLHEISYIEGLKDYVKIYLVDRESPLLTRSNLRGMEKILPTTDFLRVHNSFIVNKNRIEQIFQNRLILPEAALPIGKKYIKNIEQFT from the coding sequence ATGAAGATTAAATGTATATTGATTGATGATGAACCCTTCGCGCTCAATATTCTTGAAGACGACTTATTAAATTTTGAACATATTGAGGTCGCCGGTAAATTTAATGCCACGGCCGAAGCTAAAGAATATTTAAAAGATCACCATATCGACTTGATTTTTCTTGATATCGAAATGCCCGATCAATTGGGCACGCAATTTATTCGGGAACTCACTCCTCGCCCGCTGGTTATCTTTACCACGGCCTACCACCAATATGCAGTCGAAGGTTTCGAGCTAAATGCCCTAGATTATCTCCTTAAACCGATTTCAAAGACCCGACTTGCCGCCGCAGTCCAAAAAGCGGAAGAAAGCATGCTGCTCCGTTCGAAAAAACCTGCTGTACAAGATCACATTATGGTCAATGTAGAATACAAAAAGACAAGAATATCACTCCATGAGATCAGTTACATTGAAGGTTTGAAAGACTATGTAAAGATTTATCTTGTAGACCGAGAATCGCCACTTCTTACGCGTAGTAACTTACGCGGGATGGAAAAAATATTACCTACTACAGACTTTCTCCGCGTACATAATTCCTTTATTGTCAACAAAAACCGTATTGAGCAGATCTTCCAAAATAGATTAATCTTGCCCGAAGCTGCCCTTCCTATTGGTAAAAAATACATCAAAAATATTGAACAGTTTACCTAA
- a CDS encoding sensor histidine kinase — MIGRFFRKFYLHIVIWTILLLLPFITYLYQPDKIADFKPYSAFSHLVNIIFLATHFYLHCYIVAPTYFFGRRKIFVLLIALGFATYVALNYSIVYFNPAGELAHLTKENILFVRLVIGPGIIYSLCMITSSMIFLYDEQARQKELNKQIALEKTTAELTMLKLQISPHFLFNTLNNIRWLIRKQSPDSEGTIVKLSEMLRYILYEVDGPKVELFKEIDHMRNFIDLQTLRLPIEGNVSLAIEDTVKNRLIPPLLFIHFVENAFKYGVDSKTAPQIQFQFKEIEGGIVFTSRNRILKHTETRPNEGIGLMNVHRRLQLLYPNRHDLTIIKTDDGDFEVTLKLMTDED; from the coding sequence ATGATCGGCAGATTTTTCAGAAAATTCTATTTACATATTGTCATCTGGACAATACTATTGCTCTTACCCTTTATTACCTATCTTTACCAACCCGATAAGATCGCAGATTTTAAGCCCTATTCAGCATTCTCGCATTTAGTAAATATCATATTCCTAGCTACCCATTTTTATTTACATTGCTACATTGTCGCACCGACCTATTTTTTCGGCCGTAGAAAGATCTTTGTACTATTGATAGCACTGGGATTCGCCACTTATGTAGCCCTGAATTATAGCATAGTCTATTTTAATCCAGCTGGAGAACTTGCTCATCTGACGAAGGAGAATATTCTATTTGTCCGCCTGGTGATCGGTCCAGGTATTATTTACTCCCTCTGCATGATTACTTCTTCCATGATCTTTCTGTATGACGAACAGGCTAGACAAAAAGAACTCAATAAACAGATTGCACTGGAAAAAACGACGGCAGAACTAACCATGTTAAAACTTCAGATCAGCCCACATTTTCTGTTCAATACACTCAACAATATCCGTTGGCTTATCCGCAAACAGTCTCCCGATTCCGAAGGGACTATTGTTAAGCTATCCGAAATGCTTCGGTATATCCTTTATGAAGTAGATGGTCCCAAAGTCGAGCTGTTTAAAGAAATCGATCATATGCGCAACTTCATTGATTTACAAACTCTTCGTCTTCCGATTGAAGGAAATGTAAGCCTAGCTATTGAAGATACCGTCAAAAACAGGCTCATCCCCCCTCTTCTGTTCATACATTTTGTAGAAAATGCTTTCAAGTACGGTGTGGACAGTAAAACTGCACCCCAGATACAATTTCAATTTAAGGAAATCGAAGGTGGAATTGTCTTCACATCCCGCAATAGAATCTTAAAACATACAGAAACACGTCCAAATGAAGGTATAGGACTGATGAATGTACATAGAAGATTGCAATTACTATATCCCAATCGTCATGATCTTACGATTATAAAGACCGACGATGGAGATTTTGAAGTAACACTCAAACTGATGACTGATGAAGATTAA
- a CDS encoding ABC transporter transmembrane domain-containing protein: MAKLHGGPSPLQRLVSLLHPERKTINFIFIYAIVIGMFSLTIPIGITAIFNFLSNGAMYSSTYILIGFVLFGVVMAGTLLIGQLTLVEYLEQKIFLKSAIEFSYRLPRIDPKELLGENLVELVNRFFDVIIIQKGIIKLLIDIIAAVVTIFFSVVLLSFYHPVFLAFGLVVICVVIIILALYYKRGLRTSIEESEYKYKTVAYLESVAENIALYRGDKAKMQAVTDNTDHIVGKYLGARNDHFKVLKRFFIGSVMLRTLLFGAMLLLGSYYVVERQMTFGQFVAAEVVIVQIGYAIEKLMTNLNTIFDMLTGVVKLAAITDLALEEDAANYVD, from the coding sequence ATGGCGAAATTACACGGCGGACCATCTCCTTTGCAGCGTCTGGTTAGTCTCCTACATCCAGAACGTAAAACAATCAATTTTATATTTATTTATGCTATCGTCATTGGTATGTTTAGCCTGACAATTCCAATAGGGATTACAGCGATATTTAATTTTTTAAGCAACGGAGCAATGTATAGCTCTACTTATATTTTAATTGGTTTTGTGCTGTTTGGCGTGGTCATGGCCGGCACGTTACTGATCGGACAACTCACGCTGGTTGAATATTTAGAACAGAAAATCTTTCTAAAATCAGCAATAGAATTTTCGTATCGCCTTCCGCGAATTGATCCCAAGGAATTGTTAGGGGAAAATCTTGTGGAATTGGTGAATCGATTTTTTGATGTGATCATTATTCAAAAAGGAATTATTAAACTTTTGATCGATATCATCGCTGCAGTTGTAACCATCTTCTTTAGCGTGGTGTTATTGTCCTTTTACCATCCTGTGTTTTTGGCTTTTGGGTTGGTTGTGATCTGTGTTGTTATCATTATATTGGCGCTATATTATAAAAGGGGATTACGGACGAGCATTGAAGAATCCGAATACAAATATAAGACGGTGGCCTATTTAGAATCTGTTGCGGAGAATATAGCGCTTTATCGCGGGGACAAAGCAAAAATGCAGGCAGTGACAGACAATACAGATCATATTGTCGGTAAATATTTAGGAGCTCGCAATGATCATTTTAAGGTCTTAAAAAGGTTTTTCATAGGCTCTGTCATGCTTCGTACTCTACTGTTTGGGGCGATGCTTTTACTGGGATCTTATTATGTTGTTGAGCGACAAATGACTTTTGGGCAATTTGTGGCTGCCGAAGTCGTCATCGTTCAAATCGGTTATGCTATCGAGAAACTGATGACCAATCTAAATACGATTTTTGATATGCTGACAGGAGTAGTCAAGTTAGCGGCGATAACGGATCTTGCGTTGGAGGAGGACGCTGCTAATTATGTGGATTAA
- a CDS encoding Gfo/Idh/MocA family protein — MESHKVVWGIIGCGDVTEKKSGPALNLVDNSRLMAVMRRDVAKAADYAERHQVPLWYSQAEDLLDNSDINAIYIATPPSSHLGYALAALRKGKHVYVEKPVTLNSLEAESLLEEVRARGGKLVVAHYRRALPLFLKVKELIDQSAIGELRTVQLRLWQSRTPDLVTQGAGDWRTDPSISGGGYFFDLAPHQLDLMLYLFGMPVSYDGFSLIQGEKSAVADQTTGTILFENQLVFQGSWCFNVAKENQIDRCEIIGSLGRITFSIFGNTVAIHTKSEEKEFTFDHPENIQLPMISRTVEYFRGTGPNPSPIEEALVLMKIIDNFSVIRS, encoded by the coding sequence ATGGAAAGTCATAAAGTTGTATGGGGCATCATCGGATGTGGTGATGTCACGGAAAAAAAAAGCGGACCTGCGCTCAATCTTGTTGATAATAGTCGGCTTATGGCTGTCATGCGAAGGGATGTGGCCAAAGCTGCTGACTATGCTGAGAGACATCAAGTCCCTTTGTGGTATTCACAGGCAGAAGATTTACTTGACAATAGCGATATCAATGCGATTTATATTGCAACACCGCCGTCGTCTCATCTTGGGTATGCACTGGCTGCTTTACGTAAAGGAAAACATGTTTATGTAGAAAAGCCTGTCACTTTAAATTCACTCGAAGCTGAATCTTTACTGGAGGAAGTGAGAGCCAGGGGTGGAAAGTTGGTTGTCGCGCATTATCGAAGAGCATTGCCTCTTTTTTTAAAAGTTAAGGAACTTATTGACCAAAGTGCAATCGGCGAGTTAAGAACCGTACAACTACGTTTGTGGCAAAGCAGAACACCAGATTTGGTGACGCAGGGTGCCGGCGATTGGCGTACTGATCCTTCCATTTCCGGAGGAGGTTATTTTTTTGATTTAGCGCCTCATCAGCTGGATTTGATGCTTTATCTTTTTGGGATGCCTGTATCCTATGATGGTTTTAGTTTAATTCAGGGTGAAAAGAGTGCTGTTGCGGATCAAACGACAGGGACCATTTTGTTTGAAAACCAACTTGTTTTTCAAGGAAGTTGGTGCTTCAATGTTGCCAAAGAAAATCAGATAGACAGGTGTGAAATTATTGGAAGCCTTGGTCGCATTACTTTTTCCATTTTTGGAAATACTGTTGCTATTCATACCAAATCAGAAGAGAAGGAATTTACATTTGACCATCCTGAAAATATTCAATTGCCGATGATTTCGCGTACAGTTGAATATTTCAGGGGTACCGGGCCAAATCCATCTCCGATTGAAGAAGCATTGGTTTTGATGAAGATTATAGATAATTTTTCGGTAATAAGATCATAA
- a CDS encoding TonB-dependent receptor, producing the protein MKRLIAIALMATTVAAVHAQAPAGGRPAFAVSEGQISGQIVDNEGKPISQASVNLLKVIIDQTTGKEREILVKSTSSSENGKFNFSAISAKDKWKIKISSVGYAPIDLSVDYSDNKTSSKDLGAIKLENDNRKLDEVTVTGRKALLEMDIDKKVFNVEKNIVAAGGTAIDVLRNMPSVQVDIDGNVKLRNAAPTIFVDGKPTTLTPEQIPADVIDKIEIITNPSAKYDASGSMAGILNIILKKNKKAGYNGMVTLGGDRFGGTNFMGSLNLRQNKFNISLTGMNMRMRTNTEGDSHRTSTINGIESTVDQDIEGKTKGMITFGRLGVDYDLSPKTTLSVAGVLVQGKFKPNENSSISTTSGNNKSLSDRISESERSFKPRGLQAGLVQKFKTEGEELSVDFNYFGGNNTSNGLYTTNYRNGSREISGTQIQKNIGSGDNKFMTVQADYVKPFKNGMKLETGVRAQINKLKNLNNNSLKAVDKDDFENITAASANYNNKNSVYAAYASLGGNLKDWVSYKVGLRAESSTYDGELLNTNEKFHNKYPLSLFPSLFLSKKLTEKDQIQMSVTRRVNRPNFFQLIPFVDYTDSLNITRGNPDLVPEFTTSGELSYSRTHGKGTFLATVYYKRTNNLITRYLTQELNPVTNKMDFINTYINANSSKNYGAEFTYTNTLKKWWDLTADLNFYNSKIEVDEQTPSEGMWTVFGKLNNTFNLQKNWNLQLAFEYQGKTNMPVTQAQTFGPPMNQAQSSSQGYIKPFYGIDFAIKKSFLKNQAASATLAINDIFRTRGNTIVSSGEGFSQTYYRLSNPQLIKLNLSYRFGKMDMNMFKKNKNTNAMEGIQMQ; encoded by the coding sequence ATGAAAAGATTGATAGCAATAGCATTAATGGCAACCACAGTTGCCGCCGTACACGCTCAAGCACCCGCAGGAGGACGACCTGCTTTCGCAGTGTCTGAAGGCCAGATCTCGGGCCAAATTGTAGACAATGAAGGGAAACCTATTTCGCAAGCTTCGGTTAATCTATTGAAGGTCATTATAGACCAAACGACAGGTAAGGAAAGGGAAATTCTTGTAAAAAGCACCAGTTCATCGGAAAACGGAAAGTTCAATTTCTCCGCCATTTCGGCAAAAGACAAATGGAAGATTAAAATCAGCTCTGTCGGATACGCTCCAATAGATCTTTCGGTAGATTATAGCGACAATAAAACATCAAGTAAAGATCTGGGTGCGATCAAATTGGAAAATGACAACCGTAAGCTCGATGAAGTTACCGTCACTGGCCGTAAGGCACTTCTCGAAATGGACATTGACAAAAAAGTATTTAATGTAGAGAAAAATATTGTTGCCGCTGGTGGAACAGCAATTGATGTACTCCGAAATATGCCTTCGGTACAAGTCGATATTGACGGAAACGTAAAATTGAGAAATGCAGCTCCTACCATTTTTGTCGATGGAAAACCGACTACACTCACTCCCGAACAGATTCCGGCCGACGTGATCGACAAAATCGAAATTATCACAAATCCATCTGCCAAATACGACGCTTCTGGAAGTATGGCCGGTATCCTCAACATTATTCTGAAGAAAAATAAGAAAGCTGGATACAATGGTATGGTCACCTTAGGTGGAGACCGCTTTGGTGGGACCAACTTTATGGGTAGTTTAAATCTGCGTCAAAATAAATTCAATATCTCACTGACGGGAATGAATATGCGCATGCGGACCAACACCGAGGGCGACAGCCACCGTACCAGTACAATTAATGGTATAGAATCAACAGTAGATCAAGATATTGAAGGCAAAACAAAAGGTATGATTACCTTTGGCCGGCTCGGCGTAGATTACGACTTAAGTCCCAAAACAACGCTATCTGTAGCCGGCGTATTGGTTCAGGGTAAATTTAAGCCGAATGAGAACTCGTCGATCTCAACCACCTCTGGCAATAACAAATCACTCAGCGATCGGATTTCCGAATCTGAAAGAAGCTTTAAGCCACGTGGATTGCAAGCTGGTCTCGTCCAAAAATTCAAAACTGAAGGCGAGGAATTATCTGTGGATTTCAATTATTTTGGCGGTAACAACACATCCAATGGTTTATACACCACCAATTACCGCAATGGAAGCAGGGAAATCAGCGGAACTCAAATCCAAAAAAACATCGGTTCCGGTGATAATAAGTTCATGACTGTGCAGGCAGATTATGTCAAACCATTCAAAAATGGCATGAAACTCGAAACTGGTGTACGTGCACAGATCAATAAACTCAAAAATCTCAATAATAATTCCTTAAAAGCCGTGGACAAAGATGATTTTGAGAATATCACCGCAGCTTCAGCGAACTATAACAATAAGAACAGCGTCTATGCAGCCTATGCCTCACTTGGAGGAAACCTCAAGGACTGGGTATCCTATAAAGTTGGGCTGCGCGCAGAAAGCTCAACGTACGACGGTGAACTTTTGAATACAAACGAAAAGTTCCACAACAAGTATCCCCTGAGCTTATTTCCTTCTTTGTTCTTGAGCAAAAAGCTAACCGAAAAAGACCAAATACAGATGAGCGTAACCCGTCGTGTCAACCGTCCGAACTTCTTTCAGCTCATCCCTTTTGTTGACTACACGGATAGCTTGAATATTACGAGAGGTAACCCGGATCTTGTACCTGAATTTACTACATCGGGCGAATTGTCCTATAGTCGTACACATGGAAAAGGTACATTTTTGGCAACGGTATATTATAAGCGTACAAATAACCTAATTACCCGCTATCTGACGCAGGAGCTGAATCCGGTCACAAACAAAATGGACTTCATTAACACCTATATCAATGCCAACTCCAGCAAAAATTATGGCGCAGAATTCACGTACACCAATACGCTTAAAAAATGGTGGGATCTGACGGCAGACCTTAACTTCTACAATTCTAAAATTGAAGTCGACGAACAAACACCATCGGAAGGTATGTGGACCGTATTTGGAAAATTGAACAATACGTTCAATTTGCAGAAAAACTGGAATCTGCAGCTTGCGTTTGAATATCAGGGCAAAACAAATATGCCAGTAACGCAGGCTCAAACATTTGGCCCACCCATGAACCAAGCGCAAAGCTCTTCACAAGGGTATATCAAACCATTCTATGGTATCGACTTTGCCATCAAAAAAAGTTTCTTAAAGAATCAGGCTGCCTCAGCAACTCTGGCAATCAATGATATCTTCAGAACACGAGGCAATACAATCGTTTCCTCCGGAGAAGGGTTTTCCCAAACCTATTACCGTCTTTCAAATCCACAATTGATCAAATTGAATCTTTCCTACCGCTTTGGAAAAATGGATATGAACATGTTTAAGAAAAATAAAAATACGAATGCCATGGAAGGCATACAAATGCAGTAG
- a CDS encoding Gfo/Idh/MocA family protein — protein sequence MERKEFIRSTSLLAASAFFAQSKVFGFQADTVRVGLIGTNGMGWSNLNAILHIPGVECTALCDVDENVLRNRVEELKKRQINVKAYVDYKDLLRAKDVDVVIIATPDHWHCLQMVDAVAAGKDVYVEKPIGNSIRECEIMVAAAKKHKRVVQVGQWQRSQQHFRDAMDFVHSGKLGKIRLVKAWAYQGWMKSVPVQADASVPEGVHYDKWLGPAPKRAFNPNRFHFNFRWYWDYAGGLMTDWGVHMLDYALIGMKVSDPVSVMAAGGKFAYPEDAAETPDSLTTVYEFEGFNVQWEQATGIDLGPYQKNHGVSFIGNNGTLVVNREGWEVIPEKGRMDAVSFQRSQDNGLDKHMVNFVEAVRKRSAEGLNAPIEAGAHIAIFSQMGNIAYRSKKKLFWDKQKRSFNDKDADQYLAKVYHNGYNLPKV from the coding sequence ATGGAGAGAAAAGAATTTATCCGAAGCACGAGCCTATTGGCGGCATCAGCATTTTTCGCCCAGTCTAAAGTATTCGGTTTTCAAGCCGATACAGTCCGTGTGGGGCTGATTGGTACCAATGGTATGGGCTGGTCAAATTTGAATGCGATCTTGCATATACCAGGAGTGGAGTGCACAGCATTATGTGATGTCGATGAAAATGTGTTGCGGAATCGAGTAGAGGAATTAAAGAAGCGCCAGATAAATGTAAAAGCTTACGTCGATTATAAAGATCTGCTGAGAGCAAAAGACGTCGATGTTGTTATTATCGCTACGCCAGATCATTGGCATTGCCTACAAATGGTTGATGCTGTTGCTGCGGGGAAAGATGTATACGTCGAAAAACCAATTGGTAACTCCATTCGCGAATGTGAAATTATGGTTGCAGCTGCTAAAAAGCATAAACGTGTTGTTCAGGTCGGGCAATGGCAACGAAGTCAGCAGCACTTCCGAGATGCTATGGATTTTGTCCACAGCGGAAAACTTGGAAAGATACGTCTTGTTAAGGCTTGGGCGTATCAGGGCTGGATGAAGAGTGTTCCAGTCCAAGCAGATGCTTCTGTTCCAGAAGGAGTGCATTACGATAAATGGCTAGGACCTGCTCCTAAGCGAGCGTTTAATCCCAATCGTTTTCATTTCAATTTTAGATGGTATTGGGACTACGCGGGTGGCCTGATGACTGATTGGGGGGTACATATGCTGGATTACGCTTTGATTGGCATGAAGGTGTCGGATCCGGTGTCTGTAATGGCTGCAGGAGGTAAATTCGCTTATCCAGAAGACGCTGCTGAAACACCAGATAGCTTAACTACGGTCTACGAGTTTGAGGGATTCAATGTGCAATGGGAGCAGGCAACAGGGATAGATTTAGGACCTTACCAGAAGAATCACGGCGTATCATTTATTGGTAATAATGGCACCCTTGTGGTAAATCGCGAGGGATGGGAAGTTATTCCAGAAAAAGGGCGAATGGATGCTGTGTCTTTTCAACGTTCACAGGATAACGGATTGGACAAGCATATGGTAAATTTTGTTGAAGCCGTTAGAAAGAGGTCAGCAGAAGGTTTAAATGCTCCGATAGAGGCCGGTGCGCATATAGCCATTTTCTCGCAGATGGGAAACATAGCGTATAGGTCTAAGAAGAAATTATTTTGGGATAAACAAAAGCGCAGTTTTAACGATAAAGATGCAGACCAATACTTGGCAAAAGTGTATCATAATGGCTATAATTTGCCCAAGGTATAA
- a CDS encoding cold-shock protein, whose amino-acid sequence MHLLLIFMLLKQNSTPAMFIGAVKWFDNNKGFGTIALPAGEELFVHIRRFKIPPEHIIQPGEVIVGDKKADPKRSGYLAHNCRILKRPEDWKFVISLLDKEHTVHLPDSHGREQKHNLTSLTARQLLRIQPKDLIPKMLTANFDVNFDSSIFIPYAEIIDKSITGIFEREIAGDILSKVFEYFGKHVSHQILFRVWKESMFKYIGYPSEGDYEIPELVFNLNATEINYEDLTRISTYSFGKSFCTDFVNALFDDVETMDKSDLEPLLPYIEFLENETSIEKIHTLLQE is encoded by the coding sequence ATGCATTTATTACTTATCTTTATGCTATTGAAACAAAACTCAACCCCAGCCATGTTTATCGGCGCAGTCAAATGGTTCGACAATAACAAAGGATTTGGTACGATTGCATTACCTGCCGGAGAAGAACTCTTTGTACATATACGTAGGTTTAAAATTCCTCCAGAACATATTATTCAGCCTGGAGAAGTTATCGTCGGTGATAAGAAGGCCGACCCCAAGAGGAGCGGCTATCTCGCTCATAACTGCAGGATTCTCAAAAGGCCCGAAGATTGGAAATTCGTCATCTCGCTCCTCGATAAAGAACATACAGTACACCTCCCCGACAGCCATGGTCGAGAACAAAAGCACAATTTAACCTCCTTAACAGCAAGACAACTTTTAAGAATCCAGCCCAAAGACCTTATTCCCAAAATGCTTACGGCTAATTTTGATGTTAATTTTGATAGCTCAATTTTTATTCCCTATGCCGAAATCATTGACAAAAGCATTACCGGTATATTTGAACGGGAAATTGCTGGCGATATACTTTCCAAGGTATTTGAATACTTCGGAAAACATGTTTCGCATCAGATTTTATTTCGTGTATGGAAAGAAAGCATGTTTAAGTATATCGGCTATCCGTCGGAAGGTGATTACGAAATTCCTGAACTTGTATTTAATTTGAATGCTACAGAAATCAATTATGAGGATCTTACCCGAATTAGTACCTACAGTTTTGGAAAATCCTTCTGCACTGATTTTGTAAATGCTTTATTTGACGACGTAGAAACGATGGATAAGAGCGACCTCGAACCTTTGTTACCTTATATTGAATTTTTGGAGAACGAGACGTCTATTGAAAAAATACATACGCTTTTGCAAGAGTAG